A region of Arabidopsis thaliana chromosome 5, partial sequence DNA encodes the following proteins:
- a CDS encoding Protein prenylyltransferase superfamily protein (Protein prenylyltransferase superfamily protein; FUNCTIONS IN: binding; INVOLVED IN: biological_process unknown; LOCATED IN: apoplast; EXPRESSED IN: 21 plant structures; EXPRESSED DURING: 13 growth stages; CONTAINS InterPro DOMAIN/s: Tetratricopeptide TPR2 (InterPro:IPR013105), Tetratricopeptide-like helical (InterPro:IPR011990), Tetratricopeptide repeat-containing (InterPro:IPR013026), Tetratricopeptide repeat (InterPro:IPR019734); BEST Arabidopsis thaliana protein match is: Protein prenylyltransferase superfamily protein (TAIR:AT5G17270.1); Has 5505 Blast hits to 3950 proteins in 698 species: Archae - 506; Bacteria - 2164; Metazoa - 520; Fungi - 303; Plants - 259; Viruses - 0; Other Eukaryotes - 1753 (source: NCBI BLink).) — translation MVGGEVKILRGYELRLIRCTVSLPLSDPPLDESQPGTHPHDSLIKSLLSSIEAGNYLEALASEATNLILGEYEFDPVDSAERVYSELLNKVESFVLNDSSDEIDKARRSFLVMCLAIAAAFWFTCCNLTGSTQGSTKCSLPFRVPESKELVEWENWAKIHLMSAGSDLLGKFSNLQHLVFARLLLLKLKDLLFETSASETFQLRSISWWLVRVLLIHQRVLHEPSSSLFEMLQVYMAEALDHFGALEKVESYWGAKLLQDEASSITSIIHLEACVLQYIYRRIDPFRLQLESAKAAAGLEFSVTGALGFRTIHQVVPKAQMVLVANTSSSNGAVRLASEKADVGPYGAWEGETPQVFMTPKLVNNESEAGTDSVPLKPVEQALILAQCLLIERGSRHDAMQSWDMAPYIEAIDSQKSTYFVLRCFCDLLRVRWESSRYRTRERARDMMDKLVGAISKSDPGVSNRIPLCYAVYLPTIPALRKEYGELLVSCGYVGEAITIFESLELWDNLIYCYCSMGKKSAAVDLINARLLERPNDPRLWCSLGDVTISDSCYEKALEVSNDKSVRAKRALARSAYNRGDFEKSKILWEAAMALNSLYSDGWFALGAAALKARDLQKALDAFTLAVHLDPDNWLAWNNIASLHMIKKKSKESFIAFKEVLKLNRDSWQIWENFSHVAMDVGNTDQAFEAIQQIMRLTQNKSISVVLLDRLMTDLENRNISYESSSNELIKTKPTTTERLYIELFGKIIQQIVKTESTFENWGLYARWSRINGDLTICSEALLKQVRSYLGVEMWKDKERFKKFARASLELCRVYIEISASVESKRELFSAEMHLKNTIKQARKSFGETEELKELESCLEEVRNVTQKFEGTTNIKT, via the exons ATGGTCGGCGGGGAAGTTAAAATTCTTCGCGGGTACGAACTCCGTCTCATCCGGTGCACCGTCTCTTTGCCACTATCAGATCCTCCTCTCGATGAATCCCAACCCGGAACCCATCCACACGACTCTCTTATAAAGTCCCTTTTGTCTTCAATCGAGGCTGGGAACTATCTTGAAGCTTTAGCCTCCGAAGCTACTAATCTAATACTCGGAGAGTACGAGTTCGACCCGGTTGATTCCGCCGAGCGAGTTTACTCCGAGCTTCTCAACAAAGTCGAATCGTTCGTGTTGAACGATTCTTCGGATGAAATCGATAAGGCTCGGCGTTCTTTTCTTGTGATGTGCTTAGCAATCGCGGCTGCTTTTTGGTTCACTTGTTGCAATTTGACCGG GTCGACGCAAGGATCAACAAAATGTTCGTTACCGTTTAGAGTACCAGAAAGTAAGGAATTGGTTGAATGGGAGAACTGGGCTAAGATTCATCTCATGTCTGCAGGTTCTGACTTGCTCGGGAAGTTTTCTAATCTCCAG CATTTAGTTTTTGCTAGATTGCTGCTGTTAAAGTTGaaagatttgttgtttgaGACAAGTGCCTCTGAAACTTTTCAACTTAGGAGTATTTCATGGTGGCTTGTCAGAGTCTTACTTATTCATCAAAGAGTTCTTCACGAGccatcttcatctttgtttgaGATGTTGCAAGTTTACATGGCCGAAGCTCTAGACCATTTTGGAGCATTGGAAAAAGTCGAAAGCTACTGGGGTGCCAAGTTGCTACAAGACGAAGCTTCATCCATCACGTCAATCATCCATCTGGAAGCATGTGTACtgcaatatatatatcgaAGGATTGACCCTTTTCG GTTGCAGCTTGAATCTGCTAAAGCAGCAGCAGGGCTAGAGTTCTCTGTTACTGGGGCTCTGGGATTTCGTACTATTCACCAA GTAGTGCCAAAGGCACAGATGGTATTGGTAGCCAATACTAGCTCATCCAATGGGGCTGTGAGGTTGGCCTCTGAGAAAGCTGATGTTGGACCTTATGGAGCTTGGGAAGGTGAAACACCTCAAGTGTTTATGACTCCCAAACTAGTGAACAACGAGAGTGAAGCTGGCACAGATTCAGTGCCCTTAAAACCAGTTGAACAGGCATTGATTTTGGCCCAGTGCCTTCTAATTGAAAGGGGTAGTCGGCACGATGCAATGCAAA GTTGGGATATGGCTCCATATATTGAGGCAATTGATTCTCAAAAGTCAACCTATTTTGTT CTACGGTGTTTTTGTGACTTATTGCGTGTTCGATGGGAATCATCTCGATATCGTACAAGGGAACGCGCCCGGGATATGATGGATAAGCTG GTTGGAGCTATTAGCAAGAGCGATCCTGGAGTATCAAATCGGATCCCTTTATGCTATGCAGTGTATCTTCCTACTATTCCTGCTTTGAGAAA GGAATATGGTGAGCTTCTGGTGAGTTGTGGTTATGTTGGGGAAGCAATCACAATATTTGAGAGCCTGGAATTGTGGGATAATCTAATTTACTGCTACTG CTCCATGGGAAAGAAATCAGCGGCTGTAGATCTCATCAATGCACGGCTTCTTGAACGCCCAAATGACCCAAGATTATG GTGTTCATTGGGTGATGTTACGATTTCCGATTCCTGTTATGAAAAAGCCCTGGAAGTTTCAAATGACAAATCAGTTCGTGCTAAG CGGGCTCTTGCTCGAAGCGCATACAATCGCGGTGATTTTGAGAAGTCGAAGATACTGTG GGAGGCTGCAATGGCGTTAAATTCTCTGTATTCAGATGGTTGGTTTGCTCTTGGTGCTGCTGCGTTGAAG GCCAGGGATCTTCAGAAAGCACTGGATGCATTCACTTTAGCTGTTCATCTTGATCCTGACAATTGGCTGGCTTGGAACAACATTGCTAGTCT GCAtatgattaagaaaaagagCAAAGAATCATTCATTGCATTCAAAGAAGTGcttaaattaaa CCGAGACAGCTGGCAGATATGGGAGAATTTCAGCCATGTAGCTATGGATGTGGGAAATACTGATCAG GCCTTTGAAGCTATACAACAGATAATGAGATTGACCCAAAACAAGAGTATCAGTGTTGTTTTATTGGACCGTTTAATGACAGATTTGGAAAATAGGAATATATCATACGAATCTTCTTCAAATGAATTAATAaagacaaaaccaacaacGACCGAAAGACTCTACATAGAGTTGTTTGGGAAAATTATTCAGCAG ATTGTCAAAACAGAAAGTACATTTGAAAACTGGGGATTATACGCAAGATGGAGTAGAATCAATGGAGATCTTACGATATGTAGCGAGGCACTGTTAAAACAAGTGCGATCATATCTG GGGGTAGAAATGTGGAAAGACAAAGAGCGTTTCAAGAAGTTTGCAAGAGCATCATTGGAACTTTGTAGAGTGTACATAGAGATCTCAGCGTCTGTAGAAAGCAAACGAGAACTGTTTAGTGCTGAGATGCATTTGAAGAACACAATCAAACAA GCTAGAAAGAGCTTTGGTGAGACTGAAGAATTGAAGGAGCTTGAAAGTTGCCTTGAGGAGGTCAGAAATGTTACGCAGAAGTTTGAAGGGACtacaaacattaaaacataa
- a CDS encoding P-loop containing nucleoside triphosphate hydrolases superfamily protein (P-loop containing nucleoside triphosphate hydrolases superfamily protein; FUNCTIONS IN: hydrolase activity, DNA binding, ATP binding; INVOLVED IN: biological_process unknown; LOCATED IN: cellular_component unknown; CONTAINS InterPro DOMAIN/s: Restriction endonuclease, type I, R subunit/Type III, Res subunit (InterPro:IPR006935); BEST Arabidopsis thaliana protein match is: P-loop containing nucleoside triphosphate hydrolases superfamily protein (TAIR:AT5G52090.1); Has 1807 Blast hits to 1807 proteins in 277 species: Archae - 0; Bacteria - 0; Metazoa - 736; Fungi - 347; Plants - 385; Viruses - 0; Other Eukaryotes - 339 (source: NCBI BLink).) has protein sequence MDHQFKETSLQFGVFLMNLTTNTRIWNALHNEAANSTLIKSVLQENTLTTEQCVCESGAHGSDRVTNIIRSAKLNSSQEAAILSCLKIRNCNHKHSVKLIWGPPGTGKTKTVATLLFCLLKLSCKTVVCAPTNTAIVEVTSRLLSLFKTSSSEHSTYGLGNIVLSGNQARMGIKENDVLLDVFLDERIGILTSLFSPTSGWKQRLESLIDFLENTEAKYEHYVHLLKEVERMSEEAEKKKKGADKKPKAIKILTFGEFVKKTFDGFSEELEKGMVDLWTHLPKSFITSENVKSMVTARKALQRVRYFLKENFSRDDFKKGSLKFDCFNGVSAYCLQILRLLPERFEVSDMLENNDTKTFCLQNADIIFCTASGAADMNPIRTGSVDLLVVDEAAQLKECESVAALQLSGLRHAVLIGDELQLPAMVHNEAKFGRSLFERLVLLGHNKHLLNVQYRMHPSISRFPNKEFYGGRIKDAANVQESIYQKRFLQGNMFGSFSFINVGRGEEEFGDGHSPKNMVEVAVISEIISNLFKVSSERRIKMSVGVVSPYKGQVRAIQERTTNKYSSLSGLFTLNVRSVDGFQGGEEDIIIISTVRSNGNGKVGFLNNRQRANVALTRARHCLWVIGNETTLALSGSSWAKLISESRTLGCFYDAADEKNLRDAMNEALLEDVSTSFGSLSIRNGYGKRNAW, from the exons ATGGACCACCAATTCAAGGAAACTTCACTTCAGTTTGGTGTTTTCCTCATGAATTTAACAACCAACACTCGAATTTGGAACGCTTTGCACAACGAGGCCGCCAATTCCACCCTAATCAAGAGTGTGCTTCAGGAAAATACTCTG ACAACAGAACAATGCGTTTGTGAAAGTGGTGCTCATGGTTCTGACCGTGTTACGAATATAATCCGTTCCGCTAAATTGAACTCTTCACAAGAAGCTGCAATCTTGAGCTGCCTTAAGATAAGGAACTGTAATCACAAGCACAGTGTGAAGCTGATATGGGGACCTCCTGGTACTGGCAAAACAAAGACGGTCGCTACTCTTCTCTTTTGCCTTCTTAAGCTAAGCTGCAAAACAGTTGTTTGTGCTCCTACAAACACAGCTATCGTAGAAGTAACATCGAGGCTCTTATCCTTATTTAAAACTTCTTCATCAGAACATTCTACTTATGGGCTAGGTAATATTGTTCTCTCTGGAAACCAGGCTCGAATGGGGATTAAAGAGAATGATGTTCTTCTCGATGTGTTTCTTGATGAGCGCATTGGAATACTCACAAGCCTGTTTTCACCTACTTCTGGATGGAAGCAGAGATTAGAGTCACTAATCGACTTTCTTGAGAACACAGAGGCCAAGTACGAGCATTACGTCCACTTATTGAAAGAAGTTGAAAGGATGAgtgaagaagctgaaaaaaagaagaaaggagctGATAAGAAGCCGAAAGCAATAAAGATTCTTACATTTGGAGAGTTTGTAAAGAAGACTTTTGATGGCTTCAGTGAAGAGTTGGAGAAAGGTATGGTTGATTTATGGACTCATCTTCCAAAGTCTTTCATTACGTCTGAAAATGTGAAGAGTATGGTCACAGCTCGTAAAGCTCTTCAGCGCGTAAGATATTTCTTGAAAGAGAATTTTTCTAGagatgattttaaaaagggaagtttgaaatttgattgcTTCAACGGAGTCAGTGCTTATTGCCTTCAGATTCTACGTTTACTTCCTGAACGTTTTGAGGTTTCAGACATGCTGGAAAACAAtgatacaaaaacattttgtctACAGAATGCGGACATAATATTCTGTACAGCCTCAGGTGCTGCGGATATGAATCCGATAAGGACAGGATCGGTCGACCTTCTTGTGGTTGATGAGGCGGCTCAGCTTAAAGAATGTGAATCAGTGGCTGCTTTGCAACTTTCTGGACTTCGTCATGCTGTTCTAATAGGAGATGAGCTTCAACTGCCTGCAATGGTTCATAACGAG GCGAAATTCGGAAGAAGCTTGTTCGAGAGATTGGTTCTGCTTGGTCACAACAAGCATTTGCTTAATGTTCAATATCGAATGCATCCTTCGATTAGTCGTTTCCCTAATAAAGAGTTCTATGGTGGGAGAATCAAAGATGCTGCTAATGTTCAAGAAAGTATTTATCAAAAGAGGTTTCTTCAAGGAAACATGTTTGGTTCCTTCTCTTTTATCAATGTTGGacgtggagaagaagagtttggtgATGGACATAGTCCCAAAAACATGGTTGAAGTTGCTGTCATTTCCGAAATTATATCCAATCTTTTCAAAG tttcaagtgaaagaagaataaagatgAGCGTTGGAGTGGTTTCACCATATAAAGGTCAGGTCAGAGCAATCCAAGAGAGAACCACAAATAAGTACAGCTCCTTATCAGGTCTTTTCACTTTGAATGTTCGGTCAGTAGATGGGTTTCAAGGTGGTGAAGAAGacattatcatcatctctaCCGTTAGAAGTAATGGTAACGGGAAAGTGGGATTTCTTAACAACCGTCAAAGAGCTAACGTGGCACTGACTCGAGCAAGACACTGTTTATGGGTGATTGGTAACGAGACAACTTTGGCTCTAAGTGGTTCGAGTTGGGCAAAACTGATAAGTGAGTCTAGGACACTTGGATGTTTCTACGATGCTGCTGATGAGAAGAATCTAAGAGATGCCATGAATGAGGCTTTGCTCGAGGATGTATCTACGAGTTTTGGTTCTCTTTCTATTAGGAATGGCTATGGGAAAAGAAATGCTTGGTag